From a single Nicotiana tomentosiformis chromosome 2, ASM39032v3, whole genome shotgun sequence genomic region:
- the LOC104113826 gene encoding NADPH-dependent diflavin oxidoreductase 1 isoform X1, whose protein sequence is MGMEEKPKKILFLYASQTGNAIDAAERVGREAERRGCPVSLLSIDDFDPSCLPEQEIVIFVVSTTGQGDNPDSIKVFWKFLLQRNLTQNWLASVSYAVFGLGDSSYQKYNFVAKKLDKRLSDLGATAIVERGLGDDQHPSGYEGALDPWMSTLWKALYQKDPKLFPKGPECMTSNTSLMDQPKVQITYHDVDEGALQFSSIPVVTKHLKLADFKLLEMQIESTRFILPGKLSGKHPPDCFLKMGKNDPLSKADCGKDVRHFELEAISSSIEYEVGDVVHILPGQDAAAVDAFIKRCNLNPESYIRVEPRDNKENGQSPDLRNTLKVPIRLKTFVELAMDVASASPRRYFFEVMSYFATAEHEKERLQYFASPEGRDDLYEYNQKERRTVLEVLEDFPSVQMPFEWLVQLVPPLKTRAFSISSSHSVHPNQVHLTVSVVSWTTPYKRKRAGLCSSWLAGVDPQKRVLVPAWFQKGSLPAPPPSLPVIVVGPGTGCAPFRGFVEERALQSQSGPTAPLLFFFGCRNEENDFLYRDFWLFHSQKGGVLSEEKGGGFFAAFSRDRPQKIYVQHKMREQSVKIWNLLTEGAAVYVAGSANKMPSDVLLAFEEIVSKEGGVPKEAAVRWLRALEKAGKYHVEAWS, encoded by the exons ATGGGGATGGAGGAGAAGCCAAAGAAGATATTGTTTTTATATGCATCTCAGACAGGTAATGCCATAGACGCCGCTGAGCGTGTTGGCCGTGAAGCTGAACGCAGAGGATGCCCCGTCTCTTTGCTCTCCATTGACGATTTTGACCCT AGTTGTCTGCCGGAGCAGGAAATTGTAATATTTGTGGTGTCAACTACAGGTCAAGGGGACAACCCTGATTCTATTAAG GTGTTTTGGAAGTTTCTCTTGCAAAGGAATCTAACCCAGAATTGGCTTGCCAGTGTCAGCTATGCTGTGTTTGGTTTGGGTGATTCCAGCTACCAGAAGTATAAT TTTGTTGCAAAGAAACTTGACAAAAGACTTTCAGATCTTGGTGCTACAGCAATTGTGGAAAGAGGTCTTGGAGATGATCAGCACCCTTCAGG GTATGAAGGTGCTCTGGATCCTTGGATGTCCACCTTGTGGAAGGCATTGTACCAAAAAGATCCGAAACTATTCCCTAAAGGTCCAGAATGCATGACTTCAAATACGAGTTTGATGGATCAACCTAAAGTACAGATTACATATCATGATGTTGATGAAGGGGCTTTACAATTCTCATCTATCCCAG TAGTGACGAAACATCTGAAACTTGCAGATTTCAAACTTCTTGAGATGCAGATTGAGAGCACGCGCTTCATATTACCAGGAAAACTTTCTGGAAAGCACCCACCTGATTGCTTCTTAAAGATG GGTAAAAATGATCCATTAAGTAAAGCTGATTGTGGAAAAGATGTCCGCCATTTTGAACTTGAAGCTATTTCATCT TCTATTGAGTATGAGGTTGGTGATGTTGTTCATATTCTCCCTGGGCAAGATGCTGCAGCAGTTGATGCTTTCATAAAGCGCTGTAATTTGAACCCTGAATCATACATCAGA GTTGAGCCTAGAGATAATAAAGAAAATGGACAAAGTCCTGACTTGAGAAATACATTGAAGGTCCCCATAAGATTAAAAACTTTTGTGGAACTGGCAATGGATGTTGCATCAGCTTCCCCTAGACGATATTTCTTTGAG GTTATGAGTTATTTTGCCACTGCCGAACATGAGAAGGAGAGGCTTCAATATTTTGCCTCTCCAGAAGGAAGAGATGATCTTTATGAGTACAATCAGAAGGAACGGAGAACTGTACTGGAG GTATTAGAGGATTTTCCATCCGTTCAGATGCCATTTGAATGGTTGGTTCAGTTGGTACCTCCACTTAAAACTAGGGCTTTTTCCATCTCTTCTTCTCACTCAGTTCATCCAAATCAAGTACATTTAACAGTTAGTGTTGTGTCATGGACAACACCTTATAAGAGGAAGCGTGCAGGTCTTTGCTCATCATGGCTAGCTGGAGTTGATCCTCAGAAAA GAGTCCTCGTACCGGCTTGGTTTCAAAAGGGTTCTCTTCCTGCCCCTCCGCCTTCACTTCCGGTTATTGTTGTTGGACCTGGCACAGGATGTGCACCTTTTCGTGGATTTGTGGAGGAAAGAGCCCTGCAGAGTCAATCGGGTCCAACTGCTCCCCTTCTTTTCTTCTTTGGTTgtagaaatgaagaaaatgactttTTGTACCGAGATTTTTGGTTGTTTCATTCACAAAAAGGTGGAGTCCTTTCTGAAGAAAAAGGTGGAGGCTTTTTTGCTGCCTTTTCCAGAGACCGACCACAGAAAATCTACGTGCAACATAAAATGAGAGAACAAAGCGTTAAGATATGGAATCTATTAACTGAGGGTGCAGCTGTGTATGTCGCAGGCTCTGCCAACAAAATGCCTTCTGATGTGCTGTTGGCATTTGAAGAAATTGTATCTAAAGAAGGCGGGGTTCCAAAAGAAGCTGCAGTAAGGTGGCTTAGGGCATTGGAAAAGGCAGGCAAGTATCATGTTGAAGCATGGTCTTGA
- the LOC104113826 gene encoding NADPH-dependent diflavin oxidoreductase 1 isoform X2, with translation MGMEEKPKKILFLYASQTGNAIDAAERVGREAERRGCPVSLLSIDDFDPSCLPEQEIVIFVVSTTGQGDNPDSIKVFWKFLLQRNLTQNWLASVSYAVFGLGDSSYQKYNFVAKKLDKRLSDLGATAIVERGLGDDQHPSGYEGALDPWMSTLWKALYQKDPKLFPKGPECMTSNTSLMDQPKVQITYHDVDEGALQFSSIPDFKLLEMQIESTRFILPGKLSGKHPPDCFLKMGKNDPLSKADCGKDVRHFELEAISSSIEYEVGDVVHILPGQDAAAVDAFIKRCNLNPESYIRVEPRDNKENGQSPDLRNTLKVPIRLKTFVELAMDVASASPRRYFFEVMSYFATAEHEKERLQYFASPEGRDDLYEYNQKERRTVLEVLEDFPSVQMPFEWLVQLVPPLKTRAFSISSSHSVHPNQVHLTVSVVSWTTPYKRKRAGLCSSWLAGVDPQKRVLVPAWFQKGSLPAPPPSLPVIVVGPGTGCAPFRGFVEERALQSQSGPTAPLLFFFGCRNEENDFLYRDFWLFHSQKGGVLSEEKGGGFFAAFSRDRPQKIYVQHKMREQSVKIWNLLTEGAAVYVAGSANKMPSDVLLAFEEIVSKEGGVPKEAAVRWLRALEKAGKYHVEAWS, from the exons ATGGGGATGGAGGAGAAGCCAAAGAAGATATTGTTTTTATATGCATCTCAGACAGGTAATGCCATAGACGCCGCTGAGCGTGTTGGCCGTGAAGCTGAACGCAGAGGATGCCCCGTCTCTTTGCTCTCCATTGACGATTTTGACCCT AGTTGTCTGCCGGAGCAGGAAATTGTAATATTTGTGGTGTCAACTACAGGTCAAGGGGACAACCCTGATTCTATTAAG GTGTTTTGGAAGTTTCTCTTGCAAAGGAATCTAACCCAGAATTGGCTTGCCAGTGTCAGCTATGCTGTGTTTGGTTTGGGTGATTCCAGCTACCAGAAGTATAAT TTTGTTGCAAAGAAACTTGACAAAAGACTTTCAGATCTTGGTGCTACAGCAATTGTGGAAAGAGGTCTTGGAGATGATCAGCACCCTTCAGG GTATGAAGGTGCTCTGGATCCTTGGATGTCCACCTTGTGGAAGGCATTGTACCAAAAAGATCCGAAACTATTCCCTAAAGGTCCAGAATGCATGACTTCAAATACGAGTTTGATGGATCAACCTAAAGTACAGATTACATATCATGATGTTGATGAAGGGGCTTTACAATTCTCATCTATCCCAG ATTTCAAACTTCTTGAGATGCAGATTGAGAGCACGCGCTTCATATTACCAGGAAAACTTTCTGGAAAGCACCCACCTGATTGCTTCTTAAAGATG GGTAAAAATGATCCATTAAGTAAAGCTGATTGTGGAAAAGATGTCCGCCATTTTGAACTTGAAGCTATTTCATCT TCTATTGAGTATGAGGTTGGTGATGTTGTTCATATTCTCCCTGGGCAAGATGCTGCAGCAGTTGATGCTTTCATAAAGCGCTGTAATTTGAACCCTGAATCATACATCAGA GTTGAGCCTAGAGATAATAAAGAAAATGGACAAAGTCCTGACTTGAGAAATACATTGAAGGTCCCCATAAGATTAAAAACTTTTGTGGAACTGGCAATGGATGTTGCATCAGCTTCCCCTAGACGATATTTCTTTGAG GTTATGAGTTATTTTGCCACTGCCGAACATGAGAAGGAGAGGCTTCAATATTTTGCCTCTCCAGAAGGAAGAGATGATCTTTATGAGTACAATCAGAAGGAACGGAGAACTGTACTGGAG GTATTAGAGGATTTTCCATCCGTTCAGATGCCATTTGAATGGTTGGTTCAGTTGGTACCTCCACTTAAAACTAGGGCTTTTTCCATCTCTTCTTCTCACTCAGTTCATCCAAATCAAGTACATTTAACAGTTAGTGTTGTGTCATGGACAACACCTTATAAGAGGAAGCGTGCAGGTCTTTGCTCATCATGGCTAGCTGGAGTTGATCCTCAGAAAA GAGTCCTCGTACCGGCTTGGTTTCAAAAGGGTTCTCTTCCTGCCCCTCCGCCTTCACTTCCGGTTATTGTTGTTGGACCTGGCACAGGATGTGCACCTTTTCGTGGATTTGTGGAGGAAAGAGCCCTGCAGAGTCAATCGGGTCCAACTGCTCCCCTTCTTTTCTTCTTTGGTTgtagaaatgaagaaaatgactttTTGTACCGAGATTTTTGGTTGTTTCATTCACAAAAAGGTGGAGTCCTTTCTGAAGAAAAAGGTGGAGGCTTTTTTGCTGCCTTTTCCAGAGACCGACCACAGAAAATCTACGTGCAACATAAAATGAGAGAACAAAGCGTTAAGATATGGAATCTATTAACTGAGGGTGCAGCTGTGTATGTCGCAGGCTCTGCCAACAAAATGCCTTCTGATGTGCTGTTGGCATTTGAAGAAATTGTATCTAAAGAAGGCGGGGTTCCAAAAGAAGCTGCAGTAAGGTGGCTTAGGGCATTGGAAAAGGCAGGCAAGTATCATGTTGAAGCATGGTCTTGA
- the LOC104113826 gene encoding NADPH-dependent diflavin oxidoreductase 1 isoform X3, with amino-acid sequence MRRRGFNILPLQKEEMIFMSTIRRNGELYWRYHSLRRHTKTQEVGPVLLEVKLVSQHQLCHTFTLQHLDCQIRKLVSINVKSVLEDFPSVQMPFEWLVQLVPPLKTRAFSISSSHSVHPNQVHLTVSVVSWTTPYKRKRAGLCSSWLAGVDPQKRVLVPAWFQKGSLPAPPPSLPVIVVGPGTGCAPFRGFVEERALQSQSGPTAPLLFFFGCRNEENDFLYRDFWLFHSQKGGVLSEEKGGGFFAAFSRDRPQKIYVQHKMREQSVKIWNLLTEGAAVYVAGSANKMPSDVLLAFEEIVSKEGGVPKEAAVRWLRALEKAGKYHVEAWS; translated from the exons ATGAGAAGGAGAGGCTTCAATATTTTGCCTCTCCAGAAGGAAGAGATGATCTTTATGAGTACAATCAGAAGGAACGGAGAACTGTACTGGAG GTACCATAGTTTAAGAAGACATACTAAGACGCAAGAAGTTGGCCCAGTTCTTTTGGAAGTGAAACTGGTTAGCCAACACCAACTCTGTCATACGTTCACATTACAGCATCTTGATTGTCAAATTAGAAAACTAGTCTCTATAAATGTGAAATCT GTATTAGAGGATTTTCCATCCGTTCAGATGCCATTTGAATGGTTGGTTCAGTTGGTACCTCCACTTAAAACTAGGGCTTTTTCCATCTCTTCTTCTCACTCAGTTCATCCAAATCAAGTACATTTAACAGTTAGTGTTGTGTCATGGACAACACCTTATAAGAGGAAGCGTGCAGGTCTTTGCTCATCATGGCTAGCTGGAGTTGATCCTCAGAAAA GAGTCCTCGTACCGGCTTGGTTTCAAAAGGGTTCTCTTCCTGCCCCTCCGCCTTCACTTCCGGTTATTGTTGTTGGACCTGGCACAGGATGTGCACCTTTTCGTGGATTTGTGGAGGAAAGAGCCCTGCAGAGTCAATCGGGTCCAACTGCTCCCCTTCTTTTCTTCTTTGGTTgtagaaatgaagaaaatgactttTTGTACCGAGATTTTTGGTTGTTTCATTCACAAAAAGGTGGAGTCCTTTCTGAAGAAAAAGGTGGAGGCTTTTTTGCTGCCTTTTCCAGAGACCGACCACAGAAAATCTACGTGCAACATAAAATGAGAGAACAAAGCGTTAAGATATGGAATCTATTAACTGAGGGTGCAGCTGTGTATGTCGCAGGCTCTGCCAACAAAATGCCTTCTGATGTGCTGTTGGCATTTGAAGAAATTGTATCTAAAGAAGGCGGGGTTCCAAAAGAAGCTGCAGTAAGGTGGCTTAGGGCATTGGAAAAGGCAGGCAAGTATCATGTTGAAGCATGGTCTTGA
- the LOC104113826 gene encoding NADPH-dependent diflavin oxidoreductase 1 isoform X4 → MRRRGFNILPLQKEEMIFMSTIRRNGELYWRYHSLRRHTKTQEVGPVLLEVKLVLEDFPSVQMPFEWLVQLVPPLKTRAFSISSSHSVHPNQVHLTVSVVSWTTPYKRKRAGLCSSWLAGVDPQKRVLVPAWFQKGSLPAPPPSLPVIVVGPGTGCAPFRGFVEERALQSQSGPTAPLLFFFGCRNEENDFLYRDFWLFHSQKGGVLSEEKGGGFFAAFSRDRPQKIYVQHKMREQSVKIWNLLTEGAAVYVAGSANKMPSDVLLAFEEIVSKEGGVPKEAAVRWLRALEKAGKYHVEAWS, encoded by the exons ATGAGAAGGAGAGGCTTCAATATTTTGCCTCTCCAGAAGGAAGAGATGATCTTTATGAGTACAATCAGAAGGAACGGAGAACTGTACTGGAG GTACCATAGTTTAAGAAGACATACTAAGACGCAAGAAGTTGGCCCAGTTCTTTTGGAAGTGAAACTG GTATTAGAGGATTTTCCATCCGTTCAGATGCCATTTGAATGGTTGGTTCAGTTGGTACCTCCACTTAAAACTAGGGCTTTTTCCATCTCTTCTTCTCACTCAGTTCATCCAAATCAAGTACATTTAACAGTTAGTGTTGTGTCATGGACAACACCTTATAAGAGGAAGCGTGCAGGTCTTTGCTCATCATGGCTAGCTGGAGTTGATCCTCAGAAAA GAGTCCTCGTACCGGCTTGGTTTCAAAAGGGTTCTCTTCCTGCCCCTCCGCCTTCACTTCCGGTTATTGTTGTTGGACCTGGCACAGGATGTGCACCTTTTCGTGGATTTGTGGAGGAAAGAGCCCTGCAGAGTCAATCGGGTCCAACTGCTCCCCTTCTTTTCTTCTTTGGTTgtagaaatgaagaaaatgactttTTGTACCGAGATTTTTGGTTGTTTCATTCACAAAAAGGTGGAGTCCTTTCTGAAGAAAAAGGTGGAGGCTTTTTTGCTGCCTTTTCCAGAGACCGACCACAGAAAATCTACGTGCAACATAAAATGAGAGAACAAAGCGTTAAGATATGGAATCTATTAACTGAGGGTGCAGCTGTGTATGTCGCAGGCTCTGCCAACAAAATGCCTTCTGATGTGCTGTTGGCATTTGAAGAAATTGTATCTAAAGAAGGCGGGGTTCCAAAAGAAGCTGCAGTAAGGTGGCTTAGGGCATTGGAAAAGGCAGGCAAGTATCATGTTGAAGCATGGTCTTGA
- the LOC104113829 gene encoding small ribosomal subunit protein cS23-like yields MMLSVATHPKVNLAHCAFSSHNLFPSKNIIFPKPRSYSPSFHISALNPKRNLGVFASKAAGAVAFAEETSADGSAPSALLQKEDVHKLGVMVKPMEKPRIVLKFIWMDKNIGIALDQVIPGHGTVPVSPYYFWPRKDAWEELKVLLDSKPWISQKQMIILLNQATDIINLWQQSGGDLA; encoded by the exons ATGATGTTATCAGTAGCAACACATCCCAAAGTAAACTTGGCTCACTGTGCGTTTTCTTCTCACAATCTTTTTCcatccaaaaatatcatctttccCAAGCCCCGCTCATATTCTCCGTCATTCCATATCTCTGCCTTGAACCCCAAAAGAAATCTTGGCGTTTTTGCTTCCAAAGCTGCCGGTGCCGTAGCTTTTGCGGAAGAAACCTCAGCTGATGGTTCTGCCCCCTCAGCTCTCCTTCAGAAAgag GATGTACATAAACTCGGGGTGATGGTGAAGCCAATGGAGAAACCTAGGATAGTGTTGAAGTTTATTTGGATGGACAAGAACATTGGAATTGCGCTGGACCAGGTAATTCCTGGTCATGGTACAGTTCCTGTGAGCCCTTATTATTTCTGGCCTAGAAAAGATGCTTGGGAGGAGCTTAAAGTTTTGCTGGATAGTAAGCCCTGGATATCCCAGAAGCAGATGATCATTCTTCTTAACCAGGCCACTGATATCATCAATTTGTGGCAACAGAGTGGTGGTGATTTAGCGTAA
- the LOC104113828 gene encoding uncharacterized protein — protein MCACSLIYKQAFTPSAAYLKSFIQTKQRTNMGLFGRKFKASRVTTLSNLAISRIAILKNQHQVRCSLTRSDVIQLLHLGRQEDALHRVEHVIKEQNTLDALAMMEIYCHLLIEKRVLIQTKGQCPEELAEAISSLIFAASRWGEFPELHELREIFTSRYGNEFAAQCVELRNNCSVHPKMIPKLSKRHTGSGKRRNMLHDIAAHCGVTLCAEDEETSDIIIEVKVNSKEECSQGEEGGTEAASVIILEKSQIV, from the exons ATGTGTGCGTGCTCGCTTATATATAAACAAGCTTTCACTCCATCAGCAGCCTATCTCAAGAGCTTCATACAAACGAAACAAAGAACAAACATGGgactttttggaagaaaattcAAGGCATCAAGAGTTACAACACTGTCTAACCTTGCCATCTCAAGGATTGCCATTCTCAAAAATCAACACCAAGTTAGGTGCTCACTTACCCGTTCTGACGTTATCCAACTACTCCATCTTGGTCGCCAAGAAGATGCCCTTCATCGA GTCGAACATGTTATCAAGGAACAGAACACACTAGATGCACTTGCAATGATGGAAATCTACTGCCATCTCCTAATCGAAAAAAGGGTGCTGATACAAACTAAAGG GCAATGTCCTGAGGAGCTCGCAGAGGCAATCTCAAGCTTGATTTTTGCAGCTTCAAGATGGGGAGAATTCCCAGAGCTGCATGAACTTCGAGAGATTTTCACCTCGAGATATGGGAATGAATTTGCGGCTCAATGTGTTGAATTAAGAAATAATTGTAGCGTGCATCCTAAG ATGATACCCAAGCTATCGAAACGTCATACAGGATCAGGGAAAAGAAGGAATATGCTTCATGATATTGCGGCCCATTGTGGTGTCACTCTGTGTGCAGAGGATGAAGAAACTTCAGATATCATAATCGAAGTTAAGGTTAACAGCAAAGAGGAATGTTCTCAAG GTGAAGAGGGAGGCACAGAAGCAGCTTCAGTGATCATATTGGAGAAAAGTCAGATAGTATGA